CTTTCGATTGAGCTGGGCTGGTTTTATTGTCTGTTCATTATCTTTTGGCTTGTTGGATTCTCGAATGCAGTCAACCTGACAGACGGCCTGGACGGATTGGTATCCGGTACAAGCGCGATCGCTTTCGGTGCCCTGGCTGTACTCGCATGGAATCAATCACAGTATGATGTGGCCATCTTCGGTGTAGCCGTAGTCGGTGCCGTACTCGGATTCCTGGTATTCAACGCTCATCCCGCCAAGGTGTTCATGGGGGATACAGGCTCGCTTGCACTCGGCGGCGCCATCGCCACAATTGCCATCTTGACGAAACTGGAAATCCTGTTGATCTTGATTGGTGGGGTCTTTGTGATCGAAACCCTTTCTGTCATCCTTCAGGTTGCTTCATTCAAAACGACCGGAAAACGGATTTTCAAGATGAGTCCCCTTCATCATCACTACGAACTGGTAGGTTGGTCAGAATGGCGCGTCGTCGTGACTTTCTGGACCGTGGGGCTGCTTTTGGCCGTTTTAGGAATCTATATTGAGGTGTGGGTATAATTGAAGAACATTACAAAGTTTAAACATAAAAAAGTCCTGGTATTGGGTTTGGCGAAAAGTGGGGTAAGTGCAGCCTCTCTTCTACATAAGCTAGATGCATTTGTAACGGTGAACGATCAAAAGCCTTTATCAGAAAATCCCGAGGCACAGGGGTTATTGCAAGAAGGAATCAAAGTGATATGCGGAAGCCACCCGATTGAATTATTGGATGAAGGGTTTCAATATGTGGTAAAGAATCCGGGCATCCCTTATCACAATCCATTGATAAAAAA
The nucleotide sequence above comes from Bacillus sp. KH172YL63. Encoded proteins:
- the mraY gene encoding phospho-N-acetylmuramoyl-pentapeptide-transferase produces the protein MMEQVILFTIVMAFLITVLLAPVFIPFLRRLKFGQSIRDEGPESHQKKTGTPTMGGIVFILAIVITTFVMTGKYSDPGPETYLMILVTVGFGLLGFLDDFIKVVMKRNLGLTSKQKLLGQIVISVIFYLIFKQNDFPTTVSIPLTDLSIELGWFYCLFIIFWLVGFSNAVNLTDGLDGLVSGTSAIAFGALAVLAWNQSQYDVAIFGVAVVGAVLGFLVFNAHPAKVFMGDTGSLALGGAIATIAILTKLEILLILIGGVFVIETLSVILQVASFKTTGKRIFKMSPLHHHYELVGWSEWRVVVTFWTVGLLLAVLGIYIEVWV